A single Anaerolineae bacterium DNA region contains:
- a CDS encoding cytidylate kinase-like family protein: MSAISISRQMASKGDELAQQVAGQLNWRLVGYELINQAALAAGASHVALAEIDELGFFNLKPTTKERQAYQGQVEHIMQELVSEGQVIILGRGGQVILHNHPRVLHVRVVAPLEVRVAWLQHEKQFPPDVARICLAQSDRVRTRYLWKNYGKHLDDPTLYHLVINTGLLTLPQAVNLVVQTYRELETPNTTPASP; encoded by the coding sequence ATGAGCGCCATTTCAATTTCTCGGCAAATGGCCAGTAAAGGGGATGAATTGGCCCAACAAGTTGCCGGGCAACTCAACTGGCGACTGGTTGGGTATGAACTAATCAATCAGGCTGCCCTGGCCGCCGGCGCGTCACACGTGGCCCTGGCCGAAATTGACGAACTGGGCTTTTTTAACCTGAAGCCCACCACCAAAGAACGGCAGGCTTATCAAGGCCAGGTTGAGCACATTATGCAAGAATTGGTCAGCGAAGGGCAGGTCATTATCCTGGGGCGAGGCGGGCAAGTTATTCTGCACAACCACCCCCGGGTGTTGCACGTGCGGGTAGTGGCTCCCCTGGAAGTGCGCGTGGCCTGGCTGCAACATGAGAAACAATTCCCGCCCGATGTAGCCCGCATCTGCCTGGCCCAGAGCGACCGGGTTCGGACGCGCTATTTATGGAAAAATTACGGCAAGCACCTGGATGATCCAACCCTTTACCATCTGGTTATCAACACCGGCCTGTTAACCTTGCCTCAAGCCGTCAATTTGGTGGTGCAGACGTACCGGGAGTTGGAAACCCCCAATACCACACCGGCCAGCCCTTGA
- a CDS encoding anaerobic sulfatase maturase — MSIAPAPPACHLLAKPTGAICNLGCKYCFFLSKEALYPGSRFRMPDDVLEQYLRQYLETQPGPEVTISWQGGEPTLMGVDFFRRSVELAEKYKKPHQTLQYAMQTNGTKLDDEWSEFFKAHNFLIGISIDGPRKLHNAYRVAKSGQGSFNQVMRGLQFLQKHKVDYNILATVHAANAGHPLEVYRFFRDELGAEFIQFIPIVERDNQTGFQEGHKVTARSVTAELYGNFLIQIFDEWVKRDVGRIFVQIFDVALGAWLGTIPSLCVFAPTCGNAPVLEHTGDLYACDHFVEPNYFLGNITDTPLIELVASDKQRKFGRDKQDLLPRYCRECAVRFACNGGCPKNRLLNTPDGEPGLNYLCAGYKAFFQHIDRPMRIMADLLRRQRPPAEIMQILAVEETQRQAAFARAKRNDLCPCGSGRKFKHCHGQTAR, encoded by the coding sequence GTGTCAATTGCCCCCGCGCCGCCCGCCTGCCATCTTTTGGCCAAACCCACCGGCGCCATCTGTAATCTGGGTTGCAAATACTGTTTTTTTCTTTCAAAAGAAGCCCTCTATCCCGGCAGCCGTTTCCGCATGCCCGATGACGTGCTGGAGCAATACCTACGCCAATATCTTGAGACTCAACCGGGGCCAGAAGTCACCATCTCCTGGCAGGGCGGTGAACCGACCCTCATGGGAGTAGATTTCTTCCGCCGGTCGGTAGAATTGGCCGAAAAATACAAAAAGCCGCACCAGACCCTTCAATACGCCATGCAAACCAACGGCACCAAACTGGACGACGAATGGAGCGAATTTTTTAAGGCGCACAACTTCCTCATCGGCATCAGCATTGACGGCCCCCGCAAACTACACAACGCCTACCGGGTGGCCAAAAGCGGGCAAGGTTCATTTAACCAGGTGATGCGGGGTTTGCAGTTTTTGCAAAAGCACAAAGTTGATTACAACATTCTTGCCACCGTTCACGCCGCCAACGCCGGCCATCCCCTGGAGGTGTACCGCTTTTTCCGGGACGAATTGGGGGCGGAATTCATCCAGTTCATCCCCATTGTGGAACGGGATAATCAGACCGGTTTTCAAGAAGGCCACAAAGTCACCGCTAGATCAGTGACGGCGGAGTTGTACGGCAACTTTCTGATTCAAATCTTTGACGAGTGGGTCAAACGGGACGTGGGCCGCATCTTTGTGCAAATTTTTGACGTGGCTTTGGGCGCGTGGCTGGGCACGATCCCTTCCTTATGTGTTTTTGCGCCTACTTGCGGCAATGCCCCGGTCCTGGAGCACACCGGCGATTTGTACGCCTGCGACCACTTTGTGGAGCCAAACTATTTTCTGGGCAACATCACAGACACACCCCTGATAGAACTGGTGGCCTCGGACAAGCAGCGTAAGTTTGGCCGGGATAAACAGGACCTGCTGCCCCGTTACTGCCGGGAATGTGCAGTTCGTTTTGCCTGCAACGGGGGGTGCCCCAAAAACCGCCTCCTCAATACACCCGACGGCGAGCCGGGCTTAAATTACCTCTGCGCCGGTTATAAAGCCTTCTTTCAACACATTGACCGCCCCATGCGGATTATGGCCGACCTGCTGCGCCGCCAACGTCCTCCGGCTGAAATCATGCAAATTCTGGCAGTGGAAGAAACACAGCGGCAGGCCGCCTTTGCCCGGGCCAAACGCAACGATCTTTGTCCGTGCGGCAGCGGGCGTAAGTTCAAACATTGCCACGGCCAAACAGCGCGTTAA
- a CDS encoding AI-2E family transporter, giving the protein MSTEWKLTTKYIVGIGLALFGLYVLYLARSVIPLLIIGALIAFLVRPIISFLHYRLKVPWGVSVLLTYLLATIIILLAPLIFVPPIVDAVNFLLGLDYQILFDSSLRWLENTLLGLKAFPPHIMGYGINLDYIINPMLAAIQNTSPVITPQAPSLSVIMNSLGSVFTTSYGVAVGVIGSVLSGIISFVFMILSAVYFNLHAHRLYNWFLNITPPIYRPEMAMLLNRLRVVWERFFKGQVLLMVVVGGLVWLGGTIIGLPGAFALGIIAGLLEIIPNLGPTLAAIPAVIVALLQGSTYLGVNNFVFALIVIGLYMLVQALENNLIVPKVLGDAVDLHPLLVFIGVIVGATVWGILGALLAAPIIASIKETVSYLYRKVLGEDPFPPEATPEQPEASWPAPDKMIDKIRQLWGRVASPPTSESNPPSTDTEPE; this is encoded by the coding sequence ATGAGTACAGAATGGAAATTAACCACCAAATATATTGTTGGGATTGGCCTGGCCTTATTTGGCCTTTACGTGTTGTATCTGGCTCGCTCGGTTATCCCTCTGCTCATCATTGGGGCGCTGATTGCTTTTTTAGTGCGCCCCATCATCAGTTTTCTTCACTACCGGCTTAAGGTCCCCTGGGGTGTATCGGTTTTGCTAACGTATCTGTTGGCCACCATTATTATTCTCCTGGCCCCTTTAATCTTTGTGCCGCCTATTGTTGATGCGGTTAATTTTTTACTGGGGCTTGATTATCAGATTTTGTTTGATAGCAGTCTGAGATGGTTAGAAAATACGTTATTGGGCCTCAAAGCATTTCCACCCCATATAATGGGCTATGGGATTAATCTTGATTATATCATTAACCCGATGTTAGCCGCTATCCAAAATACCAGCCCTGTCATTACTCCGCAAGCCCCATCGCTATCGGTTATTATGAACTCTCTGGGGTCCGTGTTTACCACCAGCTATGGGGTCGCCGTGGGAGTGATTGGCTCCGTTCTTTCCGGCATCATATCTTTTGTTTTTATGATTTTGTCGGCGGTCTATTTTAATCTCCATGCGCATCGTTTGTATAACTGGTTTTTGAACATCACGCCCCCAATCTACCGCCCTGAAATGGCCATGCTGCTCAACCGGCTCAGAGTGGTTTGGGAACGTTTCTTTAAAGGCCAGGTGTTACTGATGGTGGTTGTAGGCGGGTTGGTCTGGCTGGGGGGAACAATTATCGGTTTGCCCGGCGCTTTTGCCCTGGGCATTATTGCCGGGTTGCTGGAAATCATTCCTAACCTGGGGCCAACGTTGGCCGCTATCCCGGCCGTTATTGTGGCGCTGCTGCAAGGCTCCACTTATTTGGGTGTCAATAATTTTGTTTTTGCCTTAATTGTCATTGGTTTATATATGCTTGTGCAGGCCCTGGAAAATAATCTCATTGTGCCCAAAGTGTTGGGGGATGCCGTAGACTTGCATCCGCTGCTCGTTTTTATCGGGGTTATTGTTGGCGCAACAGTATGGGGCATTTTAGGAGCGCTGTTGGCCGCGCCGATTATTGCTTCAATCAAAGAGACCGTCAGTTATTTATACCGCAAGGTCTTGGGAGAAGACCCTTTTCCGCCTGAAGCAACGCCCGAACAACCGGAGGCTTCATGGCCGGCGCCGGACAAAATGATAGACAAAATCCGGCAGTTATGGGGCCGGGTTGCGTCACCGCCAACATCGGAATCCAACCCGCCTTCTACGGATACCGAGCCGGAATAG